In Lycium ferocissimum isolate CSIRO_LF1 chromosome 11, AGI_CSIRO_Lferr_CH_V1, whole genome shotgun sequence, a single genomic region encodes these proteins:
- the LOC132036076 gene encoding uncharacterized protein LOC132036076 produces the protein MDEISHKFIQVNGLKLHVAEIGSESSSSPVVVFLHGFPEIWYSWRYQMLAIAKSGCFRAIAFDYRGYGLSEQPAEPGQTTFIDLVNDLLGLLDALNIPKVPFFSY, from the coding sequence atggatgaaataagCCACAAATTCATACAAGTGAATGGACTAAAACTTCATGTAGCTGAAATTGGGAGTGAATCTTCTTCATCTCCAGTTGTTGTATTCTTACATGGGTTTCCAGAAATATGGTATTCTTGGAGGTACCAAATGTTGGCCATTGCCAAATCTGGTTGTTTTAGAGCCATTGCTTTTGATTACAGAGGTTATGGATTGTCTGAACAGCCAGCAGAACCTGGACAGACAACATTTATAGATCTTGTTAATGACCTCCTGGGACTTCTTGATGCTCTCAACATCCCAAAGGTACCATTCTTTTCTTACTAG